One part of the Larus michahellis chromosome 22, bLarMic1.1, whole genome shotgun sequence genome encodes these proteins:
- the KRT8 gene encoding keratin, type II cytoskeletal 8 isoform X1 has translation MSVTVTRKTVRSSSAVPGRSFSSHSYTAGPGVRMSTASAFSSYGGSRYGAGLYRGPAVAPGTGGGITAVSVNQSLLTPLNLEIDPSIQRVRKEEKEQIKTLNNKFASFIDKVRFLEQQNKMLETKWSLLQSQKPPRGNLSGLFEAYVASLRRQLEGLGQERLRLEAELGNMQGLVEEFKNKYEEEINHRTEKENEFVLLKKDVDEAYMNKVELESRLESLTDEINFLRQLYDEELRELQSQVSDTSVVLSMDNSRSLDLDGIIAEVKAQYEDIANRSRAEAESMYQIKYEELKTTAGKHGDDLRNTRSEINELNRLIQRIQAEIEALKNQRASLETAIAEAEERGELALKDAKGKLAELEAALQKAKQDMARQLREYQELMNVKLALDIEIATYRKLLEGEESRLESGMQNLSIHTKTTGYSAAGFGGGFGGGFGGGFGGGFASSGYAMPPPALESSAVTKSRAIVIKKIETRDGKLVSESSDVLAS, from the exons ATGTCCGTCACCGTCACCAGGAAGACCGTGAGAAGCAGCTCGGCCGTTCCCGGCCGCTCCTTCAGCTCCCACTCCTACACCGCCGGCCCCGGTGTGAGGATGAGTACGGCTTCAGCCTTCAGCAGCTACGGGGGGAGCCGCTATGGAGCCGGGCTGTACCGGGGCCCGGCCGTCGCCCCGGGGACGGGGGGCGGCATCACGGCCGTCAGCGTCAACCAGAGCCTGCTGACGCCCCTCAACCTGGAGATCGACCCCAGCATCCAGCGGGTgcggaaggaggagaaggagcagatCAAGACGCTCAACAACAAGTTCGCCTCCTTCATCGACAAg gtgCGGTTCCTGGAGCAGCAGAACAAGATGCTGGAGACCAAGTGGAGCCTCCTGCAGAGCCAGAAGCCCCCCCGGGGCAACCTGAGCGGGCTCTTCGAAGCCTACGTGGCCAGTCTGCGCCGCCAGCTGGAGGGCCTGGGCCAGGAGCGCCTGCGGCTGGAAGCCGAACTGGGCAACATGCAGGGGCTGGTGGAGGAGTTCAAGAACAA GTACGAGGAGGAGATCAACCACCGCACCGAGAAGGAAAATGAGTTTGTTCTGCTCAAAAAG GACGTGGACGAAGCCTACATGAACAAGGTGGAGCTGGAGTCGCGCCTGGAGAGCCTGACCGACGAGATTAACTTCTTGAGGCAGCTTTACGACGAG gagctgcgggagctgcagTCTCAGGTCTCCGACACCTCCGTCGTCCTCTCCATGGACAACAGCCGCAGCCTGGACCTGGACGGGATCATCGCCGAGGTGAAGGCGCAGTACGAGGACATCGCCAACCGCAGCCGCGCCGAGGCCGAGAGCATGTACCAGATCAAG TACGAGGAGCTGAAGACGACGGCGGGGAAACACGGGGACGACCTGCGCAACACCCGCAGCGAGATCAACGAGCTCAACAGGCTCATCCAGAGGATCCAGGCGGAGATCGAGGCGCTCAAGAACCAG CGAGCCAGCCTGGAGACGGCCATCGCGGAGGCGGAGGAGCGCGGGGAGCTGGCGCTGAAGGACGCCAAGGGGAAGCTGGCGGAGCTGGAGGCCGCCCTGCAGAAGGCGAAGCAGGACATGGCCCGGCAGCTGCGCGAGTACCAGGAGCTGATGAACGTCAAGCTGGCCCTGGACATCGAGATCGCGACCtacaggaagctgctggagggcGAGGAGAGCAG gctggaGTCGGGCATGCAAAACCTCAGCATCCACACCAAGACGACGGGGTACTCGg CAGCCGGCTTCGGGGGGGGCTTCGGGGGAGGCTTCGGGGGGGGTTTCGGCGGGGGCTTCGCCAGCTCTGGCTACGCcatgccccccccggccctggagAGCTCGGCTGTCACCAAGTCCCGCGCCATCGTCATCAAGAAGATCGAGACCCGCGACGGCAAACTGGTGTCCGAGTCCTCCGACGTCCTGGCCAGCTGA
- the KRT8 gene encoding keratin, type II cytoskeletal 8 isoform X2: protein MSVTVTRKTVRSSSAVPGRSFSSHSYTAGPGVRMSTASAFSSYGGSRYGAGLYRGPAVAPGTGGGITAVSVNQSLLTPLNLEIDPSIQRVRKEEKEQIKTLNNKFASFIDKVRFLEQQNKMLETKWSLLQSQKPPRGNLSGLFEAYVASLRRQLEGLGQERLRLEAELGNMQGLVEEFKNKYEEEINHRTEKENEFVLLKKDVDEAYMNKVELESRLESLTDEINFLRQLYDEELRELQSQVSDTSVVLSMDNSRSLDLDGIIAEVKAQYEDIANRSRAEAESMYQIKYEELKTTAGKHGDDLRNTRSEINELNRLIQRIQAEIEALKNQRASLETAIAEAEERGELALKDAKGKLAELEAALQKAKQDMARQLREYQELMNVKLALDIEIATYRKLLEGEESRLESGMQNLSIHTKTTGYSAGFGGGFGGGFGGGFGGGFASSGYAMPPPALESSAVTKSRAIVIKKIETRDGKLVSESSDVLAS from the exons ATGTCCGTCACCGTCACCAGGAAGACCGTGAGAAGCAGCTCGGCCGTTCCCGGCCGCTCCTTCAGCTCCCACTCCTACACCGCCGGCCCCGGTGTGAGGATGAGTACGGCTTCAGCCTTCAGCAGCTACGGGGGGAGCCGCTATGGAGCCGGGCTGTACCGGGGCCCGGCCGTCGCCCCGGGGACGGGGGGCGGCATCACGGCCGTCAGCGTCAACCAGAGCCTGCTGACGCCCCTCAACCTGGAGATCGACCCCAGCATCCAGCGGGTgcggaaggaggagaaggagcagatCAAGACGCTCAACAACAAGTTCGCCTCCTTCATCGACAAg gtgCGGTTCCTGGAGCAGCAGAACAAGATGCTGGAGACCAAGTGGAGCCTCCTGCAGAGCCAGAAGCCCCCCCGGGGCAACCTGAGCGGGCTCTTCGAAGCCTACGTGGCCAGTCTGCGCCGCCAGCTGGAGGGCCTGGGCCAGGAGCGCCTGCGGCTGGAAGCCGAACTGGGCAACATGCAGGGGCTGGTGGAGGAGTTCAAGAACAA GTACGAGGAGGAGATCAACCACCGCACCGAGAAGGAAAATGAGTTTGTTCTGCTCAAAAAG GACGTGGACGAAGCCTACATGAACAAGGTGGAGCTGGAGTCGCGCCTGGAGAGCCTGACCGACGAGATTAACTTCTTGAGGCAGCTTTACGACGAG gagctgcgggagctgcagTCTCAGGTCTCCGACACCTCCGTCGTCCTCTCCATGGACAACAGCCGCAGCCTGGACCTGGACGGGATCATCGCCGAGGTGAAGGCGCAGTACGAGGACATCGCCAACCGCAGCCGCGCCGAGGCCGAGAGCATGTACCAGATCAAG TACGAGGAGCTGAAGACGACGGCGGGGAAACACGGGGACGACCTGCGCAACACCCGCAGCGAGATCAACGAGCTCAACAGGCTCATCCAGAGGATCCAGGCGGAGATCGAGGCGCTCAAGAACCAG CGAGCCAGCCTGGAGACGGCCATCGCGGAGGCGGAGGAGCGCGGGGAGCTGGCGCTGAAGGACGCCAAGGGGAAGCTGGCGGAGCTGGAGGCCGCCCTGCAGAAGGCGAAGCAGGACATGGCCCGGCAGCTGCGCGAGTACCAGGAGCTGATGAACGTCAAGCTGGCCCTGGACATCGAGATCGCGACCtacaggaagctgctggagggcGAGGAGAGCAG gctggaGTCGGGCATGCAAAACCTCAGCATCCACACCAAGACGACGGGGTACTCGg CCGGCTTCGGGGGGGGCTTCGGGGGAGGCTTCGGGGGGGGTTTCGGCGGGGGCTTCGCCAGCTCTGGCTACGCcatgccccccccggccctggagAGCTCGGCTGTCACCAAGTCCCGCGCCATCGTCATCAAGAAGATCGAGACCCGCGACGGCAAACTGGTGTCCGAGTCCTCCGACGTCCTGGCCAGCTGA
- the KRT18 gene encoding keratin, type I cytoskeletal 18, giving the protein MSFSRSSVYSSSRRSGVTPGLGSGRRFVPPSSAASVYAGAGGSGSRISVTRTTSLTSSGGGYGAGYGAGYGAGLGGGMFFMGSGVVANEKETMQDLNDRLATYLEKVRSLEQENRRLEVQIREFMAKKGPSARDWSHHWEVIEELRDKIFEVTVENARTVLQIDNARLAADDFRVKYEAELAIRLSVENDIVGLRKVIDDTNMARMQLEGEIESLKEELIFMKKNHEEEVKSLQAQVSDSALTVEVDAPKSQDLGKIMAEIRAQYDALAQKNLEDLEKQWGRQITESTIEITQSSKDIDTARSTVVDLRRSVQTLEIDLESLHNQKAGLEANLLEVENRYGAQLEQLNGLVLRAEAELLQVRTELQRQAEEYQALLNVKGKLEAEIATYRQLLEGGEEFSLQDALEKETTTTTTQRSTQRVVDGKVVTETKEVKVRTY; this is encoded by the exons ATGAGCTTCTCCCGCAGCAGCGTCTACTCCAGCTCCCGCCGCTCCGGTGTCACCCCCGGCCTCGGCTCCGGCCGCCGCTTCGTGCCCCCCAGCAGCGCAGCCAGCGTCtacgccggggccgggggctcgggCTCCCGCATCTCCGTCACCCGCACCACCAGCTTGACCAGCTCTGGGGGTGGCTATGGGGCCGGCTATGGGGCCGGCTATGGGGCCGGGTTGGGGGGCGGCATGTTCTTTATGGGTTCTGGGGTGGTGGCCAACGAGAAGGAGACGATGCAGGACCTCAACGACCGCTTGGCCACCTACTTGGAGAAGGTCCGGAGCCTGGAGCAGGAGAACCGGAGGCTGGAGGTCCAGATCCGGGAATTCATGGCCAAGAAAGGTCCCAGCGCCCGGGACTGGAGCCACCACTGGGAGGTCATCGAGGAGCTGCGGGACAAG atCTTCGAGGTGACGGTGGAGAACGCCCGCACGGTGCTGCAGATCGACAACGCCCGGCTGGCGGCCGACGACTTCAGGGTCAA GTACGAGGCGGAGCTGGCCATCCGCCTCTCGGTGGAGAACGACATCGTGGGGCTGCGCAAGGTCATCGATGACACCAACATGGCGCGGATGCAGCTGGAGGGGGAGATCGAGTCCCTCAAGGAGGAGCTCATCTTCATGAAGAAGAACCACGAGGAG GAGGTGAAGAGCCTCCAGGCCCAGGTCTCCGACTCGGCGCTGACGGTGGAGGTGGACGCGCCCAAGTCGCAGGACCTGGGCAAGATCATGGCGGAGATCCGGGCCCAGTACGACGCCCTGGCCCAGAAGAACCTGGAGGACCTGGAGAAGCAATGGGGGAGACAG ATCACCGAGAGCACCATCGAGATCACGCAGAGCAGCAAGGACATCGACACAGCCCGCAGCACCGTGGTGGACCTCCGTCGCTCCGTCCAGACCCTGGAGATCGACCTGGAGTCCCTCCACAACCAG AAGGCGGGTTTGGAGGCCAACCTGCTGGAGGTGGAGAACCGCTACGGCGCGCAACTGGAGCAGCTCAACGGGCTGGTGCTGCGCGCCGAGGCCGAGCTGCTGCAGGTGCGCACCGAGCTGCAGCGCCAGGCCGAGGAGTACCAGGCGCTGCTCAACGTCAAGGGCAAGCTGGAGGCCGAGATCGCGACCTAccggcagctgctggagggaggagaggagttcAG CCTGCAGGATGCCCTGGAGAAggagaccaccaccaccaccacccagaggagcacccagagggtggtggacGGCAAGGTGGTGACGGAGACGAAGGAGGTGAAGGTGCGGACGTACTGA